TGTTTTGTCGAAATCGTTGGTTGTATATGGGTATATCTACGTATATCTACacttttctctcttctgaatttcgcagccatatTTGGTCATATGAATGGCACTACAATAAAACACTTCGTAAGCCTGACTGGTACTTCGACCTACTGTTAGTGAATCCGTAATCAAGGTAGATATATGTTTACTCAAATTTGGCCAAAGTATACTCAATGGTATCCATATATTTGCACAATTGTACGTTTGCTCTTTCAGTATATAATCACTGCAGTCAACTAGATAGTAGGATCTACATAGAAATTATACTAGTGGATAATTCCATCtaatctttcttttccgCAGCCAAACGGgcagccttcttcaaggctcTGGCACGGATGCTCTTGTGCATGTTCAAGTTAAGACTGTTGGCAAGCTTGGAGTAGACACCTACAGTCTGGTCAATGCCGAAATGCATCAAGGCATGGGCCCAGTAAGGAGTGCTAGTTGCATAACGTTCCTGCGCACCGTTGCGACGTCCAATGCCGTTTAAAGTGGCTCTGACAAAGTTCTTAGGGCTAGGAATCGACAAAGAGGCTCTTCTGATCTTCGACATGGCAGAAGTGACCAAGTACGAAATAACCAATTCCACATCCACACCTTGAGATTGCAACTCTCCAGCCAAAGCAGCAGACCAAGCTTGCAAAAACGACTTGGAACCAGAGTAAGTAGCCAAATATGGAGTGGGTAACAAACCACCAAAAGAGCCCATAGTCAATATCAAACCTCtgaccttcttcttttccttggAAACAGTTTCGGCAATCACTGGAGCTACAGTTTGGGTGATCTTCAAAGTGGCTGTGACGTTGATTGTGATAATATCTTGCAATTCCTTGTTTTCAGTTTCCAAGAATGGAACGGGAATCGAATGCGATTGGCCAACATTGTTGATCAAAACAGTTACAGGCAAACCGGAAATAGCATCACCTAGAGACTTGTAGTTGTCTTCAGCGTCCGTAGAAGCATCAAATGCTACTACTTTGGTTTCCACCTTGTACTTGGCTTCGATCTCAGAAGCAAGAgtttccaacttggcttGGGTTCTCGATACCAAAACTACATTGAATCCTTTGGAGGCCAATTGGAAGGCATACTCCTTTCCAATTCCATCAGAGGCACCAGTTATAACAGCCCACTTGCCTTTTTTGGCACCGTAagtcttcaagtttgtgGCTGGCAAGACGAACAAATCAACCAAAAGCGAAGTCACACTGAGAATGAACACAGTAAGCTTGAAAACTCCAACGAGCAATGCTCCAAGGAGAACATACTCGCCGAATTTGTTTTCGGTAATGGCTTGAATAAAATCTACTACAGacattgttcaattgtAGAGAATTGGAGAGAGTAAGTAAAGAAGCGTGGTTGAAATTGTacataatttttcactcccTATAACTTTTTTGGTCGCGTTTTTCTCAAGTATGGGAAGTCTTAAGTATGGGATGGTGAAGATTTCTTGGACTTTTGGAAACTATAAGAGACAACAGAAGACCCAAGAGACTATAACTAGCGAAGAGAAAGGGGACAAGAAACCTCTCTAAtgcttttccaattctcaCTATTTCCTCTTCTCATTATACTGTCCACCACTTCTTACTACAACCATTCCATCTCTACGCACCTCCATAAAAACCATGacaatataatacaataatATATACAACTAAAATACACTACAAATACGTAAACTCCTCAAGCTTGTCGTTCGTAATTTGAACATGTAACGCTTCTCGTTCAGCCTGTCTCTCGAGATTCAATACGGAACCCTCCAACTTGCGCTTGGCTAGTTGAAGCTGTCTGATATCACTATTAACATAGCCCAACTCATTGTATCTCGTTTCTAGCGTCTCCTGGGTAGTCTCATCATTAATTTCCATGATCTCAATCCAAGGATTGTTGAAAGTCTTGACTTTGCTATTGTTTCTGACTGAACTACTAGGTCCGCTAATCAGCTTGTCTTTGACCGAAACCAGCGCTCTAGACCCTCCGTGACCTCCGCTATA
This window of the Scheffersomyces stipitis CBS 6054 chromosome 6, complete sequence genome carries:
- the YBO9 gene encoding beta-hydroxysteroid dehydrogenase type 3 (go_function oxidoreductase activity~go_process metabolism), producing the protein MSVVDFIQAITENKFGEYVLLGALLVGVFKLTVFILSVTSLLVDLFVLPATNLKTYGAKKGKWAVITGASDGIGKEYAFQLASKGFNVVLVSRTQAKLETLASEIEAKYKVETKVVAFDASTDAEDNYKSLGDAISGLPVTVLINNVGQSHSIPVPFLETENKELQDIITINVTATLKITQTVAPVIAETVSKEKKKVRGLILTMGSFGGLLPTPYLATYSGSKSFLQAWSAALAGELQSQGVDVELVISYLVTSAMSKIRRASLSIPSPKNFVRATLNGIGRRNGAQERYATSTPYWAHALMHFGIDQTVGVYSKLANSLNLNMHKSIRARALKKAARLAAEKKD